A genome region from Glycine max cultivar Williams 82 chromosome 5, Glycine_max_v4.0, whole genome shotgun sequence includes the following:
- the CYP47 gene encoding peptidyl-prolyl cis-trans isomerase CYP26-2, chloroplastic codes for MLQNPRVLRYSAQPFNPPTRTAASSLSPFQLIPTSPSFPILKQQCRFSRRELTIFSNSCLLLLLGSQAVDGSRARAEEDVGNTSNIDQLEENLAFAEEDAANISSSDQPEEDLTLAEDDVGNTRNSDQPEENLTLAEDVANTGSDKPEENVATTPSCTERKPTKQAFLDVSIDGEPVGRITIGLYGDDVPAGVDRFSKIASGAAGISYRRKEFVKIMPNYVQHGGLRSYGVDVELASKTGSNLGAGRLVEEWEREYERCPGTKNVAGSVGIIVRNPSKPPPKLKLIAKQGKLEIDQEEVGTDPNGTEFVIATKDSPELDASTLVIGRVIGGMEVVQRIGLVKTVQENTGSPYFRVAKLIGDKRAVVAERGFNRPYSKVIVTNCGLME; via the exons ATGCTGCAAAACCCAAGAGTATTGCGATATTCCGCTCAGCCATTCAATCCTCCAACTCGCACGGCAGCATCATCACTTTCTCCATTCCAATTAATACCCACTTCTCCATCTTTTCCAATCCTCAAACAGCAATGCAGATTCTCACGTAGAGAGCTCACAATCTTTAGCAACTCTTGCTTGCTACTACTCTTGGGTTCTCAGGCAGTGGATGGATCCAGAGCAAGAGCAGAAGAAGACGTTGGTAACACAAGTAACATTGATCAACTAGAAGAGAATCTGGCTTTTGCTGAAGAAGATGCTGCTAACATAAGCAGCAGTGATCAACCAGAAGAGGATTTGACTTTGGCAGAAGATGATGTTGGTAACACAAGGAACAGTGATCAACCAGAAGAGAATCTGACTTTAGCAGAAGATGTTGCTAACACAGGTAGTGATAAACCAGAAGAGAATGTGGCTACCACTCCCAGCTGCACTGAAAGAAAACCTACCAAACAAGCATTCTTAGACGTATCTATTGACGGCGAACCTGTTGGTCGCATTACTATAGGGCTCTATGGAGATGATGTTCCTGCAGGAGTTGACAGGTTTAGTAAGATTGCAAGCGGAGCTGCTGGCATTAGCTACAGAAGAAAGGAGTTTGTCAAAATAATGCCCAATTACGTCCAACATGGCGGCCTGAGATCCTATGGGGTGGATGTTGAACTTGCTTCGAAGACAGGTAGCAACTTGGGAGCTGGTAGACTTGTTGAGGAATGGGAGAGGGAGTATGAGAGATGTCCTGGGACTAAAAACGTGGCTGGAAGTGTAGGGATTATTGTGAGAAACCCATCAAAACCGCCTCCAAAGTTGAAGCTGATTGCAAAACAAGGGAAGCTGGAGATTGATCAAGAAGAAGTAGGAACTGATCCCAATGGGACAGAATTTGTCATAGCTACAAAGGATTCACCAGAACTGGATGCATCCACTCTGGTAATTGGAAGAGTAATAGGAGGGATGGAGGTTGTGCAGAGGATCGGTCTGGTTAAAACTGTACAAGAGAATACAGGATCTCCATACTTTAG GGTGGCAAAGCTAATAGGAGACAAGAGAGCTGTTGTAGCAGAAAGAGGATTCAACCGCCCTTATTCAAAGGTCATTGTTACAAACTGCGGTTTAATGGAGTAA
- the LOC100809336 gene encoding single-stranded DNA-binding protein, mitochondrial, producing the protein MSSSMMTLSRRLYCSLLRTPNAYRHFSTDHLFDSDEADSAPDPPAPDAVQEEEKFVIDRPLENGLDVGIYRAILVGKAGQAPLQKKLKSGTSVTLLSVGTGGIHNNRRPRVDENPKDYANRSAIQWHRVSVYPQKLGDLVTKHVVPGSMLYVEGNLETKCFTDPITGIARRIREIAVRRNGRIVFLGEGGDAELQTLPKDLRAVGYY; encoded by the exons ATGTCGAGTTCCATGATGACGCTCTCAAGGAGGCTCTATTGCTCTCTGCTTCGAACCCCCAATGCATATCGCCACTTCTCCACCGATCACCTTTTCGACTCGGACGAGGCCGACTCAGCACCCGACCCACCCGCACCCGACGCCgttcaagaagaagaaaagttcGTCATCGATCGCCCCCTCGAGAATGGCCTCGACGTTGGCATCTACAGG GCTATTCTGGTAGGGAAGGCGGGGCAGGCTCCTTTGCAGAAGAAGCTTAAGAGTGGCACCTCCGTCACTCTTCTCTCCGTCGGCACCGGAGGGATTCACAACAACCGCAGGCCTCGCGTCGACGAGAACCCTAAGGACTATGCCAATCGCTCTGCCATTCAGTGGCATCGTGTCTCCGTTTATCCTCAGAAATTGGGAGACCTTGTCACCAAACACGTTGTTCCCGG TTCAATGCTGTACGTGGAGGGGAACCTCGAGACCAAATGCTTCACCGATCCGATAACCGGCATTGCCCGCCGAATTCGAGAAATTGCTGTTCGACGAAATG GTCGCATTGTATTTTTAGGTGAAGGCGGTGATGCTGAGCTGCAGACACTGCCAAAAGACCTGAGAGCTGTTGGCTATTACTAA